A region from the Triticum aestivum cultivar Chinese Spring chromosome 3D, IWGSC CS RefSeq v2.1, whole genome shotgun sequence genome encodes:
- the LOC100859954 gene encoding tRNA (cytosine(38)-C(5))-methyltransferase 2: protein METPPPWRVLEFYSGIGGMRYSLASSGVRAEVVEAFDINDVANDVYEHNFGHRPCQGNIQTLTAGDLDKYKAHAWLLSPPCQPYTRQGLQKHSADARAFSFIKILNLMQNMSFPPQMLFVENVVGFEVSDTHDQLLAVLSTLSFNTQEFILSPLQFGVPYSRPRYFCLAKQESMCFPNPSVNDKLLRTPTCLTLNTTRTQNSYDQNEDDLEVVCNPIRNFLEAQSIGDKESSAIISDFKEADGCTPIETASHDYTVPLSLIERWGNAMDIVYPESKRCCCFTKSYYRYVKGTGSVLVTSKSLKPVPKENLEMSSLSELGLRFFTPREVANLHSFPPSFRFPDQISLRQQYAMLGNSLSIAVVAPLLCYLFAET from the exons ATGGAGACGCCGCCCCCATGGAGGGTCCTCGAGTTCTACAGCGGTATCGGCGGCATG CGGTACTCCCTTGCGTCGTCGGGCGTTCgagcggaggtggtggaggccttTGACATCAACGACGTCGCCAACGACGTCTACGAGCACAACTTCGGCCACCGCCCCTGCCAG GGAAACATTCAAACACTCACTGCTGGTGATCTAGACAAGTACAAGGCACATGCATGGCTCCTTTCTCCTCCATGTCAACCATATACACGGCAAG GACTTCAGAAACATTCAGCTGATGCTCGGGCATTTTCATTTATAAAGATTTTAAACCTTATGCAAAACATGAGCTTTCCTCCACAAATGTTATTTGTGGAAAATGTTGTCGGATTCGAG GTATCTGATACACATGACCAGTTGCTAGCGGTCCTTTCAACTCTCAGTTTCAACACACAAGAATTCATCCTAAGCCCCTTGCAGTTTGGTGTCCCATATTCTAGACCGCGCTACTTCTGTTTG GCAAAACAGGAATCTATGTGTTTTCCAAATCCATCAGTCAATGACAAGCTGCTTAGGACACCTACATGCCTAACATTGAACACTACGAGAACTCAGAATAGCTATGACCAGAATGAAGATGATCTGGAAGTAGTATGTAATCCAATAAGAAACTTCCTTGAAGCACAGAGTATTGGAGATAAGGAATCTTCAGCCATCATCTCTGACT TTAAGGAGGCTGATGGATGCACTCCGATTGAAACTGCTTCACATGACTACACAGTTCCACTAAGCTTGATTGAACGGTGGGGAAATGCTATGG ATATTGTATACCCTGAATCAAAACGGTGCTGCTGTTTTACTAAAAGTTATTATCGCTATGTGAAGGGCACAGGCTCTGTACTGGTTACATCTAAA AGCCTCAAACCAGTTCCAAAAGAGAACCTTGAAATGTCTTCACTGAGTGAGTTGGGTCTACGGTTTTTCACCCCTCGAGAG GTCGCTAATTTGCATTCATTTCCCCCGAGTTTCCGTTTTCCGGATCAGATAAGCCTCAGACAACA GTATGCCATGCTGGGTAATAGTCTGAGCATAGCGGTTGTGGCTCCTTTGTTGTGCTATCTGTTTGCCGAGACATAG